ATTTCTATTGTTTTTTCACCACTTTTAAAAATGGTAATCGTTAAAATCCCCAGAGTATAGTCCATTTTTGTATTCTCAATATCCACAAGATCACTTAAATGGATTACGCGTGTAAAGGTGCCCGTTGGCCTTTCCGCCTGTATATAGCTGGCTCCCTCAGGAAGGGACGATGAGCGCAGAAGCCCCGTTAAAATCAGGTTGCGATCAATATAACGCAACGAAAT
This Chrysiogenes arsenatis DSM 11915 DNA region includes the following protein-coding sequences:
- a CDS encoding Hsp20/alpha crystallin family protein — its product is MAFYGASGIGRFPHTDDSLIQEYLTRLTGSPHALAVPALDIFEYADRYVLEIELPGGLKKEDISLRYIDRNLILTGLLRSSSLPEGASYIQAERPTGTFTRVIHLSDLVDIENTKMDYTLGILTITIFKSGEKTIEIRLEG